The Triplophysa rosa linkage group LG15, Trosa_1v2, whole genome shotgun sequence genome has a segment encoding these proteins:
- the taar14a gene encoding trace amine associated receptor 14a has product MPLQNMSLTTANQTADCLEYSCPEKYFSFPVYVFLYVAAAAVVLLTVCGNLLVIISVGHFKQLHTPANILILSLAVSDVLVGIFVMPFHLIWLIEACWIPGPLFCSIFNFVTFQATSVSVHTVALIAVDRFLALNYPFIYSEKITPTVIYIATLFNWLFSVLYNFTILFINGNFTDFVCPGECLYIVDEVSSLIDLLVVFLLPCTLIIILYSRVFVIAKKHATAIRALQKHRISDSMKSERKAALVLGILVFVFLLCLLPYYIFSLTNFLRDDSFYNVINSVLILFYLNSSINPVIYALFYPWFKKCLKLIVTFKVFNTDSSLINVLSVSS; this is encoded by the coding sequence ATGCCTCTCCAAAATATGTCTCTTACAACAGCGAATCAAACTGCTGACTGTCTCGAATATTCCTGtccagaaaaatatttttcttttcctgTCTATGTGTTTCTCTATGTGGCAGCAGCAGCTGTGGTTCTTCTGACCGTGTGTGGAAATCTTCTGGTCATCATCTCCGTCGGTCACTTTAAACAGCTCCACACGCCTGCTAACATCCTGATCCTCTCTCTGGCCGTGTCCGATGTCCTGGTTGGAATTTTTGTAATGCCATTTCATTTGATCTGGCTGATCGAGGCGTGCTGGATTCCAGGGCCGCTTTTCTGCTCTATTTTCAATTTCGTGACTTTTCAAGCGACGAGTGtgtctgttcacactgtggctCTGATAGCAGTTGATCGGTTTTTGGCCTTAAATTATCCTTTTATCTACTCTGAAAAGATCACACCTACTGTTATCTACATAGCGACTTTATTTAACTGGTTGTTTTCAGTCCTTTATAACTTCACTATTCTTTTTATAAATGGGAACTTCACTGATTTCGTGTGTCCGGGGGAATGTCTTTATATTGTGGATGAGGTATCGAGCCTCATTGATCTCCTGGTTGTGTTTCTTTTGCCCTGTACTCTCATTATAATCTTATACTCGCGTGTCTTTGTGATTGCTAAGAAACATGCCACTGCTATAAGAGCTCTTCAGAAACACAGAATCAGCGATTCTATGAAATCAGAGCGGAAAGCTGCGTTAGTGCTGGGAATTCTGGTCTTTGTCTTTTTACTGTGTTTATTGccatattatattttttctttgactAATTTCTTAAGGGATGACTCCTTTTATAATGTTATCAACAGTGTTTTGATTCTGTTTTATCTTAATTCCTCAATCAATCCAGTTATTTATGCCTTGTTCTACCCttggtttaaaaaatgtttaaaactgaTTGTAACCTTTAAAGTGTTTAACACAGATTCCTCACTCATAAATGTGCTCTCTGTGAGTTCTTGA
- the ttc32 gene encoding tetratricopeptide repeat protein 32, producing MEDSELVLQKAHDEFNNKKYKRAEELYTQFIESCTKTRECNAHNLAIAYNNRGQVKYLRVDFCEAMDDYTSAIQINSQFEVPLYNRGLIRYRLGFFKEAESDFRKTLEVNSDFKDARESLRRTLLDSEEKSNRGY from the exons ATGGAGGACAGCGAGCTGGTTTTGCAAAAAGCACACGATGAgttcaacaataaaaaatataagagAGCGGAGGAATTATACACACAGTTCATTGAGTCCTGCACTAAAACGAG AGAGTGCAATGCTCATAATTTGGCCATCGCTTATAATAACCGAGGACAGGTGAAGTATCTAAGGGTGGATTTCTGTGAAGCTATGGACGATTACACCTCTGCCATTCAAATCAACAGTCAGTTTGAAGTCCCACTTTATAACAGGGGATTAATACGTTACAGATTGG GCTTTTTCAAGGAGGCCGAGAGTGACTTTCGGAAAACTCTGGAGGTAAATTCTGATTTTAAAGACGCTAGAGAAAGTTTAAGACGGACGCTACTGGACAGTGAAGAAAAATCAAACAGAGGCTACTGA